The following are encoded together in the Citrobacter arsenatis genome:
- a CDS encoding prophage tail fiber N-terminal domain-containing protein: MPVLISGILRDGAGKPVQDCTIQLSARKTSPTVVVEVTSSSVTDANGHYSIEAEPGYYSVSLLREGFPPVLAGDIYVAPTDAPDTLNAFLDAPKDADLRPEVMKRFEEMVNRVVDLSGAIEKDRKLAEHAAQSAAQSNDAAALSATAAAESQRQAAHSADAADVSARSAADNARQTAQDVLASGADADSAAKSAQTAKDQTGVAKTAADTAQKAQQAAGASAQSAAESARNAAASAQTAEEYAGNAAASENSVRESVLTATQAAEQGDNSAAAAALSEQHAREFSEKAAKSETAASASEESASSSGASALQSAKTAENHKNAAAESANRAEQARDEALTLRDEAQENALNARNSAQAAAASEKESGQARDESQLLAEQARSAASKAAADTIKEIQESEDLSGPPGPQGPAGAKGEKGDKGDTGLMGATGPTGPAGPQGPAGAKGEKGDKGDTGLTGVTGPTGPAGPQGPAGAKGEKGDKGDTGLTGARGATGATGPAGPQGPAGAKGDKGDKGDTGLTGPQGPQGPAGAKGATGSTGPQGPAGAKGATGATGPQGPQGPAGAPAGALHAVGTFALAYMPAPGGRGTNPGTSYSGGSLIACGIISNSDAKASFCITGSSGKYTLPGTWRSCGIASSSSEGLAGTNLGYYAGIFQRIS; the protein is encoded by the coding sequence ATGCCAGTACTCATATCAGGCATTCTCAGAGATGGCGCGGGAAAACCCGTACAGGACTGCACCATTCAGCTGAGCGCCAGGAAAACCAGCCCGACCGTTGTGGTTGAGGTGACCTCATCCTCGGTTACGGATGCGAATGGCCACTACAGCATTGAGGCTGAACCGGGTTATTACAGTGTGTCACTGCTGCGGGAAGGTTTTCCTCCCGTACTTGCTGGCGACATTTACGTGGCCCCGACCGATGCGCCGGATACCCTGAATGCGTTTCTCGATGCGCCGAAGGATGCGGACCTACGTCCGGAGGTGATGAAACGCTTTGAGGAAATGGTAAACCGCGTTGTGGATTTGAGCGGTGCAATAGAGAAGGATCGGAAACTCGCTGAACATGCCGCACAGTCAGCAGCGCAGAGCAATGATGCGGCAGCATTGTCTGCAACGGCTGCGGCGGAGTCACAGCGCCAGGCGGCGCACTCTGCCGATGCGGCTGATGTGTCTGCCCGATCTGCCGCAGATAATGCCCGACAGACAGCACAGGACGTTCTGGCCAGTGGTGCAGATGCGGACAGTGCGGCAAAGTCTGCACAGACAGCGAAGGATCAGACCGGAGTGGCAAAGACCGCCGCTGATACGGCACAGAAAGCGCAACAGGCGGCAGGAGCTTCGGCACAGTCTGCAGCAGAGAGTGCCAGAAACGCAGCAGCATCAGCACAAACAGCGGAGGAGTATGCTGGCAATGCAGCCGCATCCGAAAATTCGGTACGCGAAAGCGTCCTCACGGCCACGCAGGCTGCTGAACAGGGGGATAACAGCGCTGCAGCTGCAGCTCTAAGTGAACAGCATGCCAGGGAGTTCAGTGAAAAGGCTGCTAAATCAGAGACTGCGGCATCAGCCAGTGAAGAATCTGCATCTTCAAGTGGAGCATCAGCCCTGCAGTCAGCCAAAACGGCTGAGAACCATAAAAATGCAGCCGCTGAGAGTGCCAACCGCGCAGAACAGGCCAGAGATGAGGCCCTGACGCTGCGCGATGAAGCTCAGGAAAATGCCCTGAATGCCCGGAACAGCGCACAGGCTGCTGCTGCCAGTGAGAAAGAAAGTGGACAGGCAAGGGATGAGTCACAGCTTCTTGCTGAACAGGCCAGAAGTGCAGCCTCAAAAGCCGCCGCTGATACCATTAAAGAGATACAGGAAAGTGAAGACCTTAGTGGTCCGCCAGGTCCGCAGGGGCCTGCCGGTGCAAAAGGTGAAAAGGGTGACAAGGGAGACACCGGGTTAATGGGGGCAACAGGACCAACTGGCCCTGCAGGTCCGCAGGGACCGGCAGGTGCAAAAGGCGAAAAGGGTGACAAGGGAGACACCGGGCTAACGGGGGTAACAGGACCAACTGGCCCTGCAGGTCCGCAGGGACCGGCAGGTGCAAAAGGTGAAAAGGGTGACAAAGGAGATACCGGGTTAACTGGCGCCAGAGGGGCTACTGGAGCAACTGGCCCTGCAGGTCCGCAGGGACCGGCAGGCGCAAAAGGGGATAAGGGAGATAAAGGGGATACCGGGTTAACTGGACCGCAAGGACCACAGGGGCCTGCAGGCGCTAAGGGTGCAACAGGATCTACTGGACCACAAGGACCGGCAGGCGCAAAAGGAGCAACAGGTGCTACGGGACCGCAAGGGCCGCAGGGACCAGCAGGTGCACCTGCGGGTGCTCTTCATGCTGTAGGTACGTTTGCGCTGGCATATATGCCAGCGCCTGGAGGGAGAGGTACTAATCCAGGTACAAGTTATTCGGGGGGAAGTTTAATAGCGTGTGGAATTATCAGCAACAGCGACGCTAAAGCGTCGTTTTGTATTACGGGTAGTAGTGGCAAATATACTTTGCCGGGTACATGGCGTTCGTGTGGCATTGCATCCAGTTCTTCTGAAGGTCTGGCTGGGACTAATTTGGGTTACTATGCAGGCATTTTTCAGCGAATTTCATAA
- a CDS encoding DUF4376 domain-containing protein, which translates to MNIEDIQAPEWANKGHTAINCRVKFAEFDEFLPFTACPNDFEEHGRRIYSELESGKYGPVAPFIVTDKMVEDLRNQKLAEISNWRDVQENANIIFELGNRRWDGGKASQERLAPVVMAASAGKLPEGFFWTDADNHDVPVNFAFLQQLEAAMMQAMVIHGFRIHERQRQMKSEVALLTDVNAIAEYPVG; encoded by the coding sequence ATGAACATTGAGGACATTCAGGCTCCTGAGTGGGCGAATAAAGGACATACAGCGATTAACTGTAGGGTTAAATTTGCAGAGTTTGATGAGTTTCTGCCGTTCACTGCATGTCCGAATGATTTTGAGGAGCATGGACGCCGTATCTACAGCGAGCTTGAATCAGGAAAGTATGGTCCTGTCGCCCCTTTTATTGTGACTGACAAGATGGTGGAGGATTTACGCAACCAGAAGCTGGCTGAAATCAGCAACTGGCGGGACGTTCAGGAAAACGCCAACATTATTTTTGAACTGGGCAATCGCCGGTGGGATGGAGGCAAAGCGTCGCAGGAACGTCTTGCGCCCGTGGTTATGGCTGCCAGTGCAGGAAAGTTACCTGAGGGATTCTTCTGGACGGATGCAGATAACCACGATGTTCCGGTGAATTTTGCGTTCCTGCAACAGCTTGAGGCGGCGATGATGCAGGCAATGGTGATACACGGTTTCAGAATTCACGAACGGCAGAGGCAGATGAAATCGGAGGTAGCGTTACTTACAGATGTTAATGCCATTGCTGAATATCCAGTTGGCTAG
- the dgcJ gene encoding diguanylate cyclase DgcJ, translated as MSLFGATLAIIFRWYNRELAILSRQKYISALVIIVVCTTSLFAALAVREAQDLQSYMGYVAENGKSALFHEESINQNIATRLSREFYRQIADASFDDTEQTVICQHLETEGDIYGFNLLKKNRNNLDGTLQTRNRSCKEWVGDIGALSVIHTAERAAQSKYSFSNYTGYMFRNIRYYVDLAHNYIYINQPVNTRNYTFSNWLVGNSGNINIARSTHTISIDDNALKDLLKGETTLSHIYQDGYTRNNIISMLTPVYLGDKVKGIMITDINIDDLVVSFNTVDRPLLWQFLSLYVTDNETGSHIVFHKPYIKSYALISYEDSLTQYYTLHVKLDAIYVIVANLWLLLLYLLGTWGLCRYAHKQLIRQTLLSRDNVTDAMTGLYNRKVITPELEHKICSLVDRGIPVTVIAIDSDGLKRINDSLGHHMGDKVIQMLGMALGNAIRKSDYGIRLGGDEFCLVLIDYSLNKFRDVITRAQEQLLAIDPDKLVAFSWGAYQLLPGDTLEVAMLKADELLYQHKRSKYPERK; from the coding sequence ATGTCGTTGTTTGGTGCTACACTTGCTATTATTTTCAGGTGGTACAACAGGGAATTAGCCATCTTGTCCAGACAAAAATATATCAGTGCGCTTGTCATAATCGTGGTTTGCACAACCTCACTTTTTGCCGCGCTGGCTGTTCGTGAAGCGCAAGATTTACAGAGCTATATGGGGTATGTCGCTGAAAATGGTAAGTCGGCGCTTTTCCATGAAGAGTCCATTAACCAGAATATTGCCACCCGGCTTTCGCGGGAATTTTATCGCCAAATAGCCGATGCGTCCTTTGACGATACCGAACAAACAGTAATATGTCAGCACCTTGAAACCGAGGGTGATATTTACGGATTCAATCTGTTGAAGAAAAACAGAAATAACCTCGACGGCACCCTGCAAACCCGCAATAGATCGTGTAAAGAATGGGTGGGAGACATTGGCGCACTATCGGTTATTCACACCGCTGAGCGTGCAGCTCAGTCAAAGTACAGCTTTTCAAATTATACCGGTTATATGTTCAGGAACATCAGATACTATGTGGATCTTGCTCATAACTATATTTATATTAATCAGCCAGTTAATACTCGCAACTATACCTTCAGTAACTGGCTCGTGGGTAATAGTGGCAACATCAATATTGCTCGTAGCACACACACGATTTCGATTGATGACAATGCCCTGAAAGATCTGCTAAAGGGAGAAACTACGCTGTCTCATATTTATCAGGATGGCTATACCCGCAATAATATTATCAGCATGCTTACCCCGGTATATCTGGGTGATAAAGTAAAAGGCATTATGATTACAGACATCAACATTGACGATCTGGTGGTTTCGTTTAATACAGTCGATCGTCCGTTGTTATGGCAATTCCTTTCTTTGTATGTCACCGATAATGAAACCGGAAGCCATATTGTTTTCCATAAACCATATATCAAATCTTATGCTTTGATCAGTTATGAAGACTCGCTTACCCAGTATTACACCCTGCATGTGAAACTAGATGCTATCTACGTTATTGTTGCGAATTTATGGCTGTTACTGCTTTATCTTCTCGGAACCTGGGGATTATGCCGATATGCCCATAAACAATTAATCAGACAAACTTTGCTTTCTAGGGATAACGTGACGGATGCGATGACCGGACTGTATAACAGAAAAGTTATTACACCGGAGCTGGAACATAAAATCTGCTCACTCGTTGACAGAGGTATCCCCGTCACAGTCATCGCAATTGACAGTGATGGACTCAAAAGAATAAATGACTCTCTCGGTCACCATATGGGCGATAAAGTGATACAGATGCTGGGGATGGCACTGGGAAATGCCATTCGCAAAAGTGACTACGGTATCCGGCTTGGGGGCGATGAGTTCTGCCTGGTTCTTATCGATTATTCTCTGAATAAATTCCGTGATGTTATTACTCGGGCGCAGGAACAATTACTAGCGATTGACCCGGATAAACTGGTGGCATTTTCCTGGGGGGCATATCAACTGCTGCCAGGAGACACATTGGAAGTGGCGATGCTGAAAGCCGATGAGTTGCTTTATCAGCATAAACGGAGCAAGTACCCCGAGCGTAAGTGA
- a CDS encoding AlbA family DNA-binding domain-containing protein: MHKLLNMLRYKSEGTDIDFKSAQYRFTNGSENDKSELLKDILAIANSWRDGTGYILLGFKDQRPNPAEVVGIHDSIDDSRIQQFVNSKVKPKLTFSYEEHLYEGKTIGIISIPKQKRPFYLTSAYGKLKSNVVYVRRGSSTDEAEPVETIAMGHEDNGRAEMKIELSLRTPDNDTLPLNFTHTYLHFTEEFPDFERPSKPSGPYDMLSNSGIYRDNRHFLREYAEYMRINKALIMLRLVLLNRSGVQLSNAKVELTIEAIDSNVHVIAESDLPKMPKPTRNALDVGSIKSGPLFNRDNKLKIIEDAQNPECHIRLGSLLPGEQASSELIAVLPEGPGRIRIRLRVLGGELATPIEQEFAVETTGDRLSLDFEGFRDYVTAEQAK, encoded by the coding sequence ATGCACAAGTTATTAAATATGCTGCGCTATAAGAGTGAGGGTACTGATATTGACTTCAAATCTGCACAGTACCGCTTTACCAATGGCTCTGAAAACGATAAATCAGAACTGCTTAAAGATATTCTCGCTATAGCTAACTCCTGGCGCGATGGCACCGGATATATCCTATTGGGATTTAAAGATCAGCGTCCCAATCCTGCGGAGGTAGTTGGAATCCATGACAGCATTGATGACTCTCGAATCCAGCAGTTCGTGAACAGCAAGGTGAAGCCGAAGCTTACATTCAGCTATGAGGAACACCTGTATGAAGGCAAGACCATCGGCATCATTTCAATCCCCAAACAGAAGCGCCCATTTTATCTCACGAGTGCTTACGGAAAACTCAAAAGCAATGTTGTTTATGTCCGAAGAGGAAGCAGCACTGATGAAGCCGAACCTGTCGAAACCATAGCGATGGGACATGAAGACAATGGTCGTGCGGAGATGAAGATCGAGCTATCCCTGCGGACACCTGATAATGACACTCTTCCCCTCAACTTTACCCACACTTACCTTCATTTCACTGAGGAGTTTCCAGACTTTGAAAGGCCCTCAAAACCATCAGGGCCTTATGACATGCTTAGTAACTCAGGCATTTACAGGGACAATAGGCATTTCTTGCGCGAGTACGCAGAATACATGCGAATCAATAAAGCGCTTATTATGCTAAGACTAGTGCTTCTCAATCGGTCTGGCGTGCAGTTGTCCAACGCTAAGGTTGAACTAACCATTGAGGCAATAGATTCCAATGTGCATGTAATCGCAGAAAGTGATTTGCCTAAAATGCCAAAACCAACGCGAAACGCGCTCGACGTCGGGTCCATTAAAAGCGGCCCATTGTTTAACAGAGATAACAAGCTGAAGATAATCGAAGATGCCCAAAATCCGGAATGCCATATTCGCTTAGGATCTCTATTGCCTGGGGAGCAGGCTAGTTCGGAGCTCATTGCAGTTTTGCCGGAAGGTCCTGGACGCATACGCATTCGCTTACGTGTTTTAGGTGGTGAATTGGCTACACCGATTGAGCAAGAGTTTGCAGTTGAGACAACGGGTGATCGTCTCTCTCTAGACTTTGAGGGTTTCAGGGATTACGTCACCGCTGAACAAGCGAAGTGA